A window from Microbacterium ginsengiterrae encodes these proteins:
- a CDS encoding GntR family transcriptional regulator, with protein MAAHTPRSVSPISMVRVARPSTVDLITAELRKAIFTGALPVGSPIGEVEMSSQLGVSRSPLRESTQRLVQEGLLTASPGRGMRVSVIGPEHVADVYDARLAVEAQAARLIIKAGAAPILEILERAYADLVAASEQEDAVAIGDADIAFHRLLVDSAGSRRLSHYMATLAIETRIASFSDPNGYTVRRSISETYRQLLDALAAGDTASAFAALERQFAEAVARLTGQDADVDTVERPVTEAIPTMTPIEFTDES; from the coding sequence ATGGCCGCACACACTCCGCGTTCGGTGTCGCCGATCTCGATGGTTCGCGTGGCGCGTCCGTCGACCGTCGACCTCATCACCGCCGAGTTGCGCAAGGCGATCTTCACCGGTGCACTGCCGGTCGGCAGTCCGATCGGAGAGGTCGAGATGTCGTCGCAGCTCGGGGTCTCCCGCAGCCCCCTGCGGGAGTCGACGCAGCGCCTCGTCCAGGAAGGGCTGCTCACGGCATCCCCCGGTCGCGGCATGCGCGTGAGCGTGATCGGACCGGAGCATGTCGCCGACGTCTACGACGCCCGTCTCGCGGTCGAGGCGCAGGCTGCGCGCCTGATCATCAAGGCGGGGGCCGCGCCGATCCTCGAGATCCTCGAGCGCGCGTACGCCGACCTCGTCGCGGCGAGCGAGCAGGAGGATGCGGTCGCGATCGGCGACGCGGACATCGCGTTCCACCGGCTGCTCGTGGACTCCGCCGGCAGCCGCCGTCTGTCCCACTACATGGCGACCCTCGCGATCGAGACGCGCATCGCCAGCTTCAGCGACCCGAACGGGTACACCGTGCGGCGCTCGATCTCCGAGACCTACCGTCAGCTGCTCGACGCGCTCGCCGCGGGCGACACCGCGTCGGCCTTCGCCGCCCTCGAGCGCCAGTTCGCCGAGGCGGTGGCCCGGCTCACCGGGCAGGACGCCGACGTCGACACCGTCGAGCGCCCCGTGACCGAGGCGATCCCGACGATGACGCCGATCGAGTTCACCGACGAGAGCTGA